Proteins co-encoded in one Leptospiraceae bacterium genomic window:
- a CDS encoding DUF423 domain-containing protein: MEKGACHLKNILILGSILGFFAVGIGAFGAHALKDILGERISIFETGNRYHFYHTFALFVSAFIYSKYLKKEFLYSSYLFALGILFFSGSLYALSISGLRILGAITPIGGVLFLGGWVTLCYSLIRLQE, encoded by the coding sequence ATGGAAAAAGGAGCGTGTCATTTGAAAAATATTCTGATTTTAGGTTCTATTTTAGGATTTTTTGCTGTTGGTATTGGTGCATTTGGAGCTCATGCACTCAAAGATATTTTAGGAGAGAGGATATCCATTTTTGAAACAGGGAATCGTTATCATTTTTATCATACCTTTGCCCTATTTGTATCTGCATTTATATATTCAAAGTATTTGAAAAAAGAATTTTTATATTCTTCGTATTTATTTGCTTTGGGGATATTATTTTTTTCTGGAAGTTTATACGCCTTGAGTATTTCTGGATTGCGAATTTTGGGGGCGATTACACCTATCGGTGGTGTACTATTTCTTGGCGGATGGGTTACTCTTTGTTATTCGCTGATAAGATTGCAAGAATAA
- a CDS encoding choice-of-anchor D domain-containing protein gives MPEINIKDSINSKPYLSNDTYGFGTTDTISSKARDLTIENLGVGVLNLTGSPAVVLSGADVSQFSVTQPNATSLSMGESQKIIISFTPKSVGPKKATITILNNDTDENPYIIYIDGTGSLPL, from the coding sequence TTGCCGGAAATAAATATCAAAGATAGTATAAATTCAAAACCTTATTTAAGTAATGACACTTATGGCTTTGGGACTACCGATACAATTTCTTCTAAGGCTAGAGATTTAACTATTGAAAATTTAGGAGTAGGTGTTCTTAATCTTACGGGAAGTCCCGCAGTAGTCCTGAGTGGAGCGGACGTCTCTCAATTTTCTGTAACACAGCCAAATGCAACAAGTCTTTCAATGGGAGAAAGTCAGAAAATTATAATTTCGTTTACCCCAAAATCAGTAGGACCGAAAAAAGCAACAATAACAATTTTGAACAATGATACAGATGAAAATCCCTATATTATTTATATAGATGGGACAGGGAGTTTACCTTTATGA
- a CDS encoding sulfatase, which yields MKFNKIIISMSRFFSYLSLFFFIFPVIADDSIINLLYYNPSVKILDKQKSISKKNSPNTYIAKIYGVDARFLNLQEKIKGVDIVKKTLTIPKNSKVEFKISQTLNHTLHFQLRPSKEKLKESSSEKVSVFLNDKIVDNTLKSDSPVNYLRIVAAEDVILENIFLIKDEANVNKPDILFIVIDSLRADVCGFNGANFNVTPHMDEFAKSANVFQKNLVNSSWTRPSTLIFFTGLYPSKTYINLWDYGVFPEEKKSFYKSGILSLPANLAQNGYKPVMIGNNPFLTDHRGIGVDVGFEEVYDYSYYENDTIPITEKILLHLKSLPPKGKRRPEFIFLNYNDPHKPYTPPQKFLNQVKNADKFDPRKKEYLGEVAFVDSELEKIFQMLKEKGLSENTLVLITSDHGEVMNPSHAKSKFTGVYTLFGHGQGLYEEDIHTPLIIKIPKQKEFKRITNVTRSIDLMPTILDSVQLKIPKDIDGESIFPILEGKEKEERLYYGESRGVIGVRKEGWKWMQKVFYFHRPGAHWNGMVSHEPMYLFNYKSDPEENKLIENESKKEEMKNLANSFLKKTSLYGMRISNPKNSEPKLITLTVHTDLGKVILTDEKGNMIQKEDFIVNHRGFTFAKSIPENSNLEFSFIPYPDISFPKFDIKVNGRPIGKGELGVGENDIYPGKCQNKVECAEMYLIKNKKPDPPNQFRAQIWLETKSLQLTNEKIKLENDAIDILKKQGYIK from the coding sequence ATGAAATTCAATAAAATCATAATATCAATGTCGCGTTTCTTTTCTTATTTATCTTTATTTTTTTTCATTTTTCCGGTTATTGCAGATGACTCTATAATAAACCTATTGTATTACAATCCGTCGGTAAAAATTCTCGATAAACAAAAATCTATTTCAAAAAAAAATTCGCCTAATACGTATATTGCGAAAATATATGGAGTGGATGCAAGATTTCTAAACTTACAAGAAAAAATCAAAGGTGTTGACATTGTAAAAAAGACACTTACGATTCCTAAAAATTCTAAAGTTGAATTTAAAATTTCTCAGACACTGAATCATACATTGCACTTTCAATTGCGTCCTTCAAAGGAAAAACTAAAAGAATCTAGTTCTGAAAAAGTTTCTGTATTTCTAAATGATAAAATTGTAGACAATACACTAAAATCAGATTCTCCCGTGAACTATTTACGTATCGTTGCGGCGGAAGATGTAATTCTCGAAAATATTTTTTTGATTAAAGATGAGGCTAATGTAAATAAACCTGATATATTATTTATTGTAATCGATTCTCTACGAGCAGATGTATGTGGATTTAATGGAGCTAATTTTAATGTTACTCCTCATATGGATGAGTTTGCAAAGTCAGCGAATGTATTTCAAAAAAATCTAGTAAATTCTAGTTGGACACGACCTTCTACTTTGATTTTTTTTACTGGACTTTATCCTTCTAAAACTTATATAAATCTTTGGGATTACGGTGTGTTTCCAGAAGAAAAAAAATCATTTTACAAATCTGGAATTTTATCTCTTCCTGCCAACTTAGCGCAAAATGGTTATAAACCGGTAATGATTGGGAATAATCCTTTTTTGACAGACCATAGAGGAATTGGGGTAGACGTAGGTTTTGAAGAGGTTTATGACTATTCCTATTACGAAAATGATACAATTCCTATTACAGAAAAAATTCTTTTACACTTAAAATCCCTCCCTCCCAAAGGAAAACGCCGTCCTGAATTTATTTTTTTAAACTACAATGATCCGCATAAACCTTATACTCCGCCACAAAAATTTTTGAATCAAGTTAAAAATGCAGATAAATTCGATCCGAGAAAAAAAGAATATTTAGGAGAAGTGGCTTTTGTAGATTCTGAGTTAGAAAAAATATTTCAAATGTTAAAGGAAAAAGGATTATCTGAAAATACTTTAGTATTAATTACATCTGACCACGGGGAGGTGATGAATCCCTCCCACGCAAAGTCAAAATTTACTGGAGTATATACTTTGTTTGGACATGGACAAGGGTTGTATGAGGAAGATATACATACTCCTCTTATAATTAAAATTCCAAAGCAAAAAGAATTTAAACGGATAACAAATGTTACGCGTTCTATTGATTTAATGCCTACAATATTGGATTCAGTTCAATTAAAAATACCAAAAGATATTGATGGAGAAAGTATATTTCCCATTTTAGAAGGAAAAGAGAAGGAAGAACGGTTATATTACGGAGAGTCTCGCGGGGTAATTGGAGTAAGAAAAGAAGGCTGGAAATGGATGCAAAAAGTTTTTTATTTTCACCGACCCGGTGCACATTGGAATGGAATGGTGTCGCATGAACCAATGTATTTATTTAACTACAAATCTGATCCCGAAGAAAATAAATTAATCGAAAATGAATCTAAAAAAGAGGAAATGAAAAACCTCGCCAATTCATTTTTAAAGAAAACATCTCTTTATGGAATGAGAATTTCGAATCCGAAAAACAGTGAACCTAAATTGATTACTCTTACAGTCCATACTGATTTGGGCAAAGTAATATTAACCGATGAAAAAGGAAATATGATTCAAAAAGAAGATTTCATTGTAAATCATAGAGGATTCACATTTGCTAAATCGATTCCAGAAAATTCTAATTTAGAATTTTCTTTTATCCCTTATCCAGACATTTCATTTCCTAAATTTGATATTAAAGTAAATGGTCGACCTATCGGAAAAGGAGAATTGGGAGTAGGGGAAAATGATATTTATCCTGGAAAATGTCAAAACAAAGTCGAATGCGCCGAAATGTATTTAATCAAAAATAAAAAACCAGACCCTCCGAATCAATTCAGGGCACAAATTTGGTTAGAAACGAAATCTTTACAATTGACAAACGAAAAGATAAAATTAGAAAATGACGCAATTGATATTTTAAAAAAGCAGGGGTATATCAAATGA
- a CDS encoding CoA transferase, giving the protein MSGPLAGVKVIDLSLLLPGPLCSMYLGDMGAEVIKIENPRAYDGTRAMVKSEKGLPGLFFMTNRNKKAITLNLKKEKSKEILFKLLENADILLEGFRPDALNEMGIGYEILKEKFPRLIYCGISGYGTSGPYKDWAGHDGNYLALSGVIDQLGSIDKPSLAGFQLADIGGGTLTAVAAILAALYSREKTGKGQKIDVSMMESSLQFISLYAGIYLSTGKLPQRGNELLSGKLANYNIYKTKENRFVFLGALEERFFRTFLRQIEKEHLLIEGKNLEEIAGELKETLGEYFSGKSLVDLQPIFENPDCCLTPIKNLEEVLQDPHLIERKSIFKKVHPIYGEYFQFASPFRFSDSECEYNTHPPEHGEHNLSVYGALGYSLEDLEKWKKERVI; this is encoded by the coding sequence ATGAGTGGTCCACTAGCAGGTGTAAAAGTAATAGATTTGAGTTTATTACTTCCCGGTCCTTTATGTTCTATGTATTTAGGTGATATGGGTGCGGAAGTAATTAAAATCGAAAATCCGCGAGCCTATGACGGAACAAGAGCTATGGTAAAATCCGAAAAAGGTTTACCAGGATTATTTTTCATGACAAATCGAAACAAGAAGGCAATCACTCTTAACCTCAAAAAAGAAAAATCGAAAGAAATACTATTCAAATTATTAGAAAACGCAGATATACTTTTAGAAGGTTTTCGACCTGACGCACTTAATGAAATGGGCATTGGATATGAAATTTTGAAAGAAAAATTTCCAAGACTAATTTATTGCGGAATATCTGGGTATGGCACTAGCGGACCTTATAAAGATTGGGCAGGGCATGATGGAAATTATTTAGCTCTCTCCGGTGTTATTGATCAATTAGGTAGTATAGACAAACCATCATTAGCCGGATTTCAATTAGCTGATATTGGAGGTGGAACTTTAACTGCCGTTGCGGCCATTTTAGCGGCACTGTATTCACGAGAAAAAACAGGCAAGGGACAGAAAATTGACGTTTCAATGATGGAATCAAGTTTGCAATTTATCTCATTATATGCTGGAATTTATTTATCTACAGGGAAATTGCCACAAAGGGGTAATGAACTATTATCCGGTAAATTGGCTAATTACAATATATACAAAACGAAAGAAAATAGATTTGTTTTTTTAGGAGCACTGGAAGAGAGATTTTTTAGAACATTTCTACGACAAATTGAAAAAGAGCACTTACTGATAGAAGGAAAAAATTTAGAAGAAATTGCCGGAGAGTTAAAGGAAACACTCGGAGAATATTTTAGTGGAAAATCTCTCGTCGATTTACAGCCAATATTTGAAAATCCAGATTGCTGTCTTACTCCTATTAAAAATTTGGAAGAAGTATTACAGGATCCGCATTTAATTGAAAGAAAATCTATTTTTAAGAAAGTTCATCCAATCTATGGAGAATACTTTCAATTTGCCTCTCCATTTCGATTTTCGGACTCTGAATGTGAATACAATACTCATCCCCCCGAACATGGAGAACATAATTTGTCAGTATACGGTGCTCTTGGGTATAGTTTAGAAGATTTAGAAAAATGGAAAAAGGAGCGTGTCATTTGA
- a CDS encoding STAS domain-containing protein, giving the protein MNVIIRENQSIPVIDIQGEITMYDIEPISEAINKLIQEKKYRVVLNLAEVPFIDSSGVGIILRSLVSLYKHGGIIHICSCVSAVENIIKVSIKNTNAKLLPTEEEAVQACLNF; this is encoded by the coding sequence ATGAACGTAATAATCAGGGAAAATCAATCTATACCAGTAATTGATATTCAGGGCGAAATCACAATGTATGATATTGAGCCAATTAGTGAAGCGATTAACAAACTCATTCAGGAAAAAAAATATAGAGTCGTTTTAAATCTAGCAGAAGTTCCTTTTATTGATTCTTCTGGTGTTGGAATAATACTTCGCTCTCTAGTTAGTTTGTATAAACATGGAGGAATCATTCATATTTGTTCTTGTGTGAGTGCAGTTGAAAATATTATCAAAGTTTCTATCAAAAATACCAACGCGAAACTTTTACCGACCGAAGAAGAAGCGGTACAAGCTTGTTTAAATTTTTAA
- a CDS encoding DUF839 domain-containing protein produces the protein MKKFTIPFSQTIISILSLYFLISTLFFHVGCNRKDDLKDKMLTALIVQSVIPKVDGIEFEHLTLPVKQEDFFTVRVSPRARIRYNNGTYSKYFNLEYKTLYRTGDTDIYQNTVGAIKDRNGNNILESDGSARISVQPDGNTIFLRNGKFHLMTHFENYPGVIYTTELARQGDGSYHPKRFQHVDFSSIGGTAFLCAASQSPWDTHLAGEEDYIFDSYYYDSTVTALFGSHVKLLHVSRAPCSSVEPWTCEQWSNMRSYTGVDYTQLNPYNYGYILEVSADNNANATVKRHYSMGKFTPELAVMMPDKRTAYMSDDGSFSGFYMYVSDREGDLSSGTLYMAKWTQTSPYSTNSVPEIRPATYPDGSPTVEGDTSNGGTGALTWVRLGSATDAAIKTIIDKRPTLSDIFEIGNVGGAAGAGTAAACSALGVGFKLIAAGSYDIEYRGINICLRLRHPTYGGVRSGKFATDAEVLTAAAFLETRKYGSYLGGTTEFEKEEGVVYNPDTNVLYIAMGRLRFGMDVAGGSAFGPGRVTVAGVVTDVGGDDHIQLDRNDCGAIYQVSLGSSQRDTTNNLIASNYVATEMRGILSGRRLFAGEPFADKNRCHPEYISLPDALSYHSGTLYIGEDSSSHFNNAAWAYDVRSGRLTRIMTIPPGSEITGNFAILEDGNRFNIFVNVQHPYGEEIFDGNTEQPINWGYNMYATKEAKRGYVGYIFGLPRITNTTNTSYKPDPNQ, from the coding sequence ATGAAAAAATTTACAATTCCATTTTCTCAAACTATAATTTCAATATTGTCATTATACTTTTTAATTAGTACTTTATTTTTTCATGTTGGTTGTAACAGAAAAGATGATTTAAAAGACAAAATGTTAACTGCTCTCATAGTTCAAAGTGTAATTCCAAAGGTAGATGGAATTGAATTTGAACATTTAACATTACCCGTTAAACAGGAAGATTTTTTTACCGTTCGGGTATCTCCTCGTGCGAGGATACGGTATAATAATGGAACTTATTCAAAATACTTTAACCTAGAATACAAAACACTTTATAGAACAGGCGATACAGACATTTACCAAAATACGGTAGGCGCTATCAAGGACAGAAATGGGAATAATATTTTAGAGTCTGACGGTTCTGCGCGAATCAGTGTTCAGCCAGATGGAAATACTATTTTTCTTCGGAATGGAAAATTCCACCTCATGACACATTTTGAAAATTATCCGGGAGTTATCTATACAACAGAATTAGCCCGACAAGGGGATGGCTCTTATCATCCAAAACGTTTTCAGCATGTAGATTTTTCATCCATTGGTGGGACTGCATTTCTGTGTGCAGCAAGTCAATCTCCATGGGATACACATTTAGCTGGAGAAGAGGATTATATTTTTGATTCTTATTATTATGATTCTACGGTAACTGCTTTATTTGGTTCTCATGTAAAGTTACTTCATGTTAGCCGCGCTCCGTGTAGTTCTGTGGAGCCATGGACTTGTGAACAATGGAGTAATATGCGTTCCTACACAGGAGTGGATTATACACAGTTGAACCCTTATAATTATGGTTATATTTTGGAAGTATCTGCAGATAATAATGCTAACGCGACTGTAAAACGTCATTATAGTATGGGTAAATTTACGCCTGAATTAGCTGTGATGATGCCTGATAAACGAACTGCTTATATGTCGGATGACGGTTCCTTTAGCGGATTTTATATGTATGTATCAGATAGGGAGGGAGATTTATCTTCCGGAACTCTTTACATGGCAAAATGGACACAAACTTCTCCGTATTCTACAAATAGCGTTCCTGAAATTCGTCCCGCAACTTATCCTGATGGTTCTCCAACAGTAGAAGGTGATACATCTAATGGCGGAACGGGTGCTCTAACTTGGGTTAGATTAGGATCTGCCACTGATGCAGCAATTAAAACTATTATAGATAAAAGACCAACGTTAAGCGATATATTTGAAATTGGAAATGTGGGTGGTGCTGCTGGAGCTGGAACGGCCGCAGCATGTTCTGCACTAGGAGTTGGGTTTAAGCTAATAGCGGCTGGGTCCTATGATATTGAATACCGTGGGATTAATATCTGTTTACGACTCCGTCATCCAACTTATGGAGGCGTCAGATCTGGAAAATTTGCGACAGATGCGGAAGTTCTAACAGCAGCAGCGTTTCTTGAGACTAGAAAATACGGATCCTATCTCGGAGGAACTACCGAGTTTGAAAAAGAAGAAGGTGTGGTTTATAACCCTGACACAAATGTTTTGTATATTGCCATGGGTCGATTACGATTTGGAATGGACGTTGCAGGCGGAAGTGCATTTGGTCCAGGCAGAGTTACCGTTGCGGGAGTTGTAACGGATGTTGGTGGAGATGATCACATTCAATTAGATAGAAATGACTGCGGAGCGATTTATCAAGTGTCGCTTGGTAGTTCGCAGAGAGATACTACTAATAATTTAATAGCATCCAATTACGTAGCAACTGAAATGAGAGGAATTCTCAGTGGTAGACGTTTGTTTGCCGGTGAGCCATTTGCAGATAAAAATCGTTGTCATCCTGAATATATATCTCTTCCTGATGCTTTAAGTTATCATAGCGGAACACTTTATATTGGAGAGGATTCAAGTAGTCATTTTAATAATGCCGCTTGGGCGTATGACGTTCGATCTGGAAGATTAACGCGGATAATGACAATTCCACCCGGATCTGAAATTACTGGAAATTTTGCAATTCTAGAAGATGGAAATAGATTCAATATCTTTGTGAATGTGCAACATCCTTATGGGGAAGAAATTTTTGATGGGAATACAGAACAGCCGATCAATTGGGGATACAATATGTATGCAACAAAAGAGGCAAAACGTGGTTATGTTGGATATATTTTTGGTCTACCTCGCATAACGAACACAACAAATACTTCGTATAAGCCGGATCCAAACCAATAA
- a CDS encoding histidine kinase yields the protein MEHLNETDFYFIYEDEKFNEEKERINIERQVQAQNGLIFIIYSFSTEIEEIIKFGLNAILEKYEKSALSNTVYNVLFESILNGVKANAKKLFFLENSLNIDNPDDYAKGILLFKKNINKSNLRQSGVRNKEKNIYVRVKFSYGADGLEIEVLNNTELLPAEEARIREKLALGEKYDDLMSYYMDNSDSTEGEGLGLVLSLILLKAENLDPSLFRIGTKNGLTFARIEIPFSNKFVSKRNNIL from the coding sequence ATGGAACATTTGAACGAAACAGATTTCTATTTCATCTATGAAGATGAAAAATTCAATGAAGAAAAGGAACGAATAAACATTGAAAGGCAAGTTCAAGCCCAAAATGGATTAATTTTTATTATCTATTCTTTTTCTACTGAAATTGAAGAAATTATAAAATTTGGTTTGAATGCGATTTTGGAAAAATATGAAAAATCAGCATTGTCTAATACTGTTTACAATGTATTATTTGAATCTATTCTCAATGGCGTAAAGGCAAACGCAAAAAAATTATTCTTCCTAGAAAACTCTTTAAATATAGATAATCCCGATGATTATGCAAAAGGAATTCTATTATTTAAAAAGAATATTAATAAATCAAATCTTCGACAATCAGGAGTTCGAAACAAAGAAAAGAATATTTATGTTCGAGTAAAGTTTTCATATGGAGCTGATGGTCTCGAGATTGAAGTATTAAACAATACCGAACTATTACCAGCTGAAGAAGCCAGAATTCGAGAAAAACTAGCGTTAGGTGAAAAATACGACGATCTAATGAGTTATTATATGGATAATTCCGATTCGACCGAAGGAGAAGGATTAGGATTAGTTTTAAGTTTAATTTTATTGAAAGCAGAAAATTTAGATCCTTCTTTATTTCGAATTGGAACCAAAAATGGACTTACCTTTGCTAGAATAGAAATTCCATTCAGTAATAAATTCGTAAGTAAAAGAAATAATATTCTCTAA
- a CDS encoding alpha/beta hydrolase, translating into MKLSFVILPAIVIIAFCILFYQQEKIIFQPYPLNQNYTYSFPFEFEELNWEIKEGIQINALHFKTKEPRGIVLYFHGNGGNLAGWGGIAEDFISRKYNLIIFDYRGYGKSTGQIQSEKDILEDSLYAYEYTKSIYPESQITLYGRSLGSGLALFLAKEKSPKRIILETPYNNFTDVVRYHYPFLMPFMIKYKLDSENYIKDVRCPIYIFHGTEDTVIPLEYAKMLEPKIKSDYKFFIISNAGHNDVSETKEYFNELTKILR; encoded by the coding sequence ATGAAGTTAAGTTTCGTTATCCTCCCGGCTATTGTGATAATAGCTTTTTGTATTTTATTTTACCAACAAGAAAAAATAATATTTCAACCGTATCCTTTAAATCAAAATTATACTTACTCCTTTCCATTCGAATTTGAAGAATTAAATTGGGAAATCAAAGAAGGTATTCAAATTAATGCACTTCATTTTAAAACAAAAGAACCGCGAGGGATTGTTTTATATTTTCATGGGAATGGAGGGAATTTAGCTGGCTGGGGAGGAATTGCAGAAGATTTTATATCTCGCAAATACAATCTAATTATTTTTGATTATCGTGGATATGGGAAAAGTACCGGACAAATTCAATCTGAAAAGGACATTTTAGAAGATTCTTTATATGCTTATGAATATACGAAGTCAATTTATCCTGAATCACAAATTACTCTGTATGGAAGATCTTTAGGATCCGGGCTTGCATTGTTTTTAGCTAAAGAAAAGAGTCCCAAACGTATTATTTTGGAAACTCCCTATAATAATTTTACAGATGTAGTTAGATACCATTATCCGTTCTTAATGCCTTTTATGATAAAATATAAACTCGATTCTGAAAATTATATTAAAGACGTTAGGTGCCCTATTTATATATTTCACGGAACAGAAGATACTGTGATTCCATTAGAATACGCAAAAATGTTAGAACCTAAAATTAAGTCAGACTATAAGTTTTTTATTATTTCAAATGCTGGTCATAATGATGTTTCTGAAACCAAAGAATATTTTAATGAATTAACTAAAATATTAAGATAA
- a CDS encoding ATP-binding protein, whose amino-acid sequence MSDRAFPYLIDKFHPVEKMVFLAGPRQVGKTTIANSFLESLPDGGIYLNYDIPKDRKLILSETDLLANYRKPAKRPMIVFDEIHKMVKFKAFLKGFYDENKNDSRIWVTGSGRLDLFQKGGDSLLGRYFLYHLHPFSIGELLGKELIEPEDFWNQFINSDSVKFDYSALLEYGGFPEPFIKQEKSFHRRWITSRRERIIREDIRDLTRIQDIDRLEKLVELLPFKIGSPLSVNSLREDLGVAFETIESWLETLLRVYYIYFLKPFSSKINRAIRKERKLYFWDWSTIPDVSAKFENFVVSHFLKACHAWNDFGIAEAELNYIRDKEKRELDIILLINKKPFLLAEVKLSDTEPSPHLFRFSEATGCKRLVQIVNIPNTKKIVKKNGQLVYVVSPENIFHFFKF is encoded by the coding sequence ATGTCAGATAGGGCATTTCCATACTTAATCGATAAGTTTCATCCGGTGGAGAAAATGGTATTTTTAGCTGGACCGAGGCAAGTTGGAAAAACGACCATTGCAAATTCCTTTTTGGAATCCTTACCAGATGGAGGAATTTATTTAAATTATGATATTCCCAAGGATCGAAAATTAATTCTTTCTGAGACTGATTTACTGGCTAACTACCGTAAGCCCGCAAAACGACCTATGATCGTATTCGATGAAATCCATAAAATGGTTAAATTCAAAGCTTTTCTGAAAGGATTTTACGATGAGAATAAAAATGACTCCCGCATTTGGGTCACTGGCTCGGGCAGATTAGATCTCTTTCAGAAAGGGGGAGATAGTTTACTCGGACGTTATTTCCTATATCACTTACATCCATTTTCAATCGGTGAGTTGTTAGGAAAGGAATTAATTGAACCGGAAGATTTCTGGAATCAATTCATAAACTCCGATAGCGTTAAATTTGATTATTCCGCACTACTCGAATATGGCGGATTTCCTGAGCCATTTATCAAACAAGAAAAAAGTTTTCATAGAAGATGGATTACTTCTCGCAGGGAAAGAATTATTCGTGAGGATATTCGCGATTTAACCCGAATTCAAGATATAGATAGACTCGAAAAATTAGTCGAATTACTTCCTTTCAAAATTGGCTCTCCTCTTTCTGTAAACTCGCTTCGAGAAGATTTAGGAGTAGCATTTGAGACAATTGAATCTTGGTTAGAAACTCTTTTACGGGTTTATTATATTTATTTTCTAAAACCATTTTCTAGTAAAATAAATAGAGCAATTCGCAAAGAACGTAAATTATATTTCTGGGATTGGTCTACCATTCCAGACGTGTCAGCAAAATTTGAAAACTTTGTAGTTTCCCATTTTTTAAAAGCATGTCATGCGTGGAATGATTTTGGAATTGCAGAGGCAGAGCTAAATTATATTCGAGACAAAGAGAAAAGAGAACTGGATATTATTTTACTCATCAATAAAAAGCCATTTTTATTAGCCGAAGTCAAATTATCCGATACAGAGCCTTCTCCGCATTTGTTTCGTTTTTCCGAGGCAACGGGCTGCAAAAGGTTAGTTCAAATTGTAAATATTCCCAATACAAAAAAAATAGTGAAAAAGAATGGGCAATTAGTTTATGTGGTATCACCTGAAAATATTTTCCATTTCTTTAAATTCTAA
- a CDS encoding alpha/beta hydrolase, translating to MNFIISRDGTKIAYHVRGEGFPIFIFNGFTCSEPNLRLIVDRLSKKYKVIFWDYKGHGKSEIPKNYKDVTVDGCVDDAKRVLEELHIDQAIFLGYSTGVQIMLEFNFRYPKAANSFISIAGFSDRVMDSFLNLDTTIFAQAAEVLQKLSPVAPKAFLTAWRWIHSLPIDLRLFIANKTFLNEEKTVKEDIQPFLDSMKNHDLNLLIHFIMDVQNHPLSKPLEAINIPCLLIAGGKDLFAPAKRSEEMHSKIKNSEILIIPAASHNIVQEEVGVLVNRMYEFLGKYNL from the coding sequence ATGAATTTTATTATATCTAGAGATGGAACAAAGATTGCCTACCATGTGAGAGGGGAAGGATTTCCTATATTTATATTCAATGGTTTCACTTGTAGTGAACCTAATCTAAGACTAATTGTAGATCGTTTATCCAAAAAATATAAAGTAATTTTTTGGGATTACAAAGGACATGGAAAATCAGAAATACCAAAGAATTATAAAGATGTAACGGTAGACGGTTGCGTTGACGACGCCAAACGAGTATTAGAAGAATTGCACATTGATCAAGCTATATTTTTAGGATATAGTACCGGTGTTCAAATTATGTTAGAGTTTAACTTTCGTTATCCGAAGGCTGCAAATTCTTTCATTAGTATTGCTGGTTTTAGTGATAGGGTAATGGATTCTTTTTTGAATTTAGATACAACTATTTTTGCACAAGCGGCAGAAGTATTACAAAAACTTTCTCCAGTTGCACCCAAAGCATTTTTGACAGCATGGAGATGGATTCACAGTCTACCGATTGATCTTAGGTTATTCATTGCTAATAAAACTTTTTTAAATGAAGAAAAAACAGTAAAAGAAGATATTCAACCTTTTCTTGACAGTATGAAAAATCATGATTTAAATCTACTGATTCATTTTATTATGGATGTACAAAATCATCCGCTTAGTAAACCGCTTGAAGCAATTAATATTCCTTGTTTGTTGATTGCAGGCGGAAAAGATTTATTTGCCCCTGCAAAAAGATCAGAAGAAATGCACAGTAAAATTAAAAATTCCGAAATTCTTATTATTCCTGCCGCTTCTCATAATATAGTGCAAGAAGAAGTAGGAGTTTTGGTTAATCGAATGTATGAATTTTTGGGTAAATATAATCTTTGA